A segment of the Sulfuricurvum sp. genome:
GTTTGCACTACTGTCTCTCAAAACCAATTTGACGATATCAACTCCAAAAGGGTTCCCCGACGACTTGGTCGCAGTTGTATTGGTATCGTTTTGGCTTTTTTTACTCAACGTGGAGAAGTTCAGAACTTTTTTCGAATCGATCAGAGTATTGGTATAGAATCCGTCAATCGCCAGCTGGTTGATTTTAAGCCGATTATCGGGGTAGGCATAGACAAACGGTGTCGCACCGATATTCTGCCATCCCAACAATACACTGTCGTCTCTCGTATCATTGACAACCCAATCGCTCAGTGCTACTTTCCCTTTTACCGAGGTTTTTGCAGGGGTAAAGTCATAATTTCCTGCAACCGCCAGCGTCCCTCGACGCAGAGATGCATAGGTGGCAGGTTCGAGATACGGGTCAAAAATCGATAAATCAATCCCTTTTAGGGTAAACGTTCCGTTACTTCGAAGCGGAGCCCGAACAAGATCCCCCTTGAGTTCTAATGATCCTTTTTCATTGACTCTCGTCGAAAGGGAAATATCATTTTTAGCCTTCGCATCGCTGCTAAAATAGCGAACATTCCCGTTCAACTGTTCAAAATTCAACGCTACCTTTTTGTGAGGGACCTCATCGGTAAATCCGAAAGTTCCGTCATTAAGAGTAATTTCATCCAGTTGATATCCCCATGGAACAGATGGCTCTGACTCGGCCTTCTGTGGTGAAGCATACAGATAGCGGGTCACATCGATCGAACCGTCTTTAAGCCGCTTTAACGATGCTGAGGGTTTGGAAATCAACACTTTTTTCACTGTTGCCATATGGTCGAAACGGTTGATTTCAACCCCTTCCACTCCGATTCCCTCGATCCCGAAAGCTTGAGCATTATCACTTTTGCGTGTTACGCGAACGGCTTCTGTTCCCAATGAGAGTGTCAACGGAGTCTTTTCGTCACTGCTAAGCGCACCGGTGTGAAGGGAGAAGTTATTCAGACTTGCCGTGTACGGTTCACGCGGGGCAAAATCGCTCCACTGAACTCCGACATTTTCGACGTTCACATTTCCCAATGCAAAACGCCAAGGAACTTTAGTCTCATTTTTATCTTCCGGGAATGCTTTTTGGATCTGATCGATATAGTCGAGCCAATCGATTTTCCCCTCATGCGACCGCTGTGCAGCCAAATTGACCCCTCCCACATTGAGAGATTCCGCATTAAAAATCTTTCGCAGAGGCTGAACGTTACCGTTTGTGACTTTGAGCGAAGCAAGGGTTAGGAGATTACGATCTTCTCCTTTTGGTATGACGCGCAGTTTGTCCATTTCAAAATGGAGGTTTGAGAGTTCGGTCGCATTGATGTCATTGCTGTTAAAACGGTAATCAAATCTGAAGCCTGCCGTTCCATCAGCCACTTCAATCGGAAACTTCTCTTTAAAATAACGCCATGGCGTATAGAGTTTTCCCGAATCAAACGCTACGCTTCCATCCAGCGTAAGCGGGGAGAGAGAGTTGACTTTGCTTTTCAGTTCAATAAATCCCCCCTCGTTGATCGTTGCATACACACGCATTTTTCCATTTGCTTTAGAAAGGTGCCGCAGATCGATATTATCGAGATTGAATCCTATCGGTCCCAACCCGACGCTATACGCTTTTCCGTCTGAAAAATCGTTATAATCCAGCGTCCCCTCATTCAGAGCGAAATGTTTGATAATCAGTCCCAAAGGCTCAGAAGGTTTCTTTTCTGTCTCCGTTTTGTCCCCTAGTTCAGTAAGCCATTTGAAATTAAAATCTCCGTTTTGATCACGGCGAATCGTGATCTTAGGCTCGCTCAATCGGATATCTTTGATAACCAAACCGCCGCGCCACAAATAATCCGTGGGGTCGAGATTGATCGAAAAAGCTTTGAGGGCAAAGAAATCGCCGTTTTGAGGCGTTTTAAAGGAGAAATTTTTAAGCTTTAAGTGAAAGGTAAAGGGGTTGAATGATGCCGCCTGAACCGACAATTTTCCCCCATGTGTTGCTTCATCCACTTTTTGGGGAACAACGTTTTTGAGAAGATACGGTACTCCTAAAAAACCTGCTGCACTGTAAATCGCCACGCCTGCTGCCAACGATTTGAGGATTATCCCTTTATTCATCTCGTTACCCCCATCGAAAAACTCTTTTCATTTTATCATACTTAAATCTATATTTCGACATAATCATTTACTTTAACTGCACAGTAGGGACAGCCGTAATGAAGCGTAAACAAATTTACAATCCAACCTCCAAAGAACATGTAAACGATCGCCAGATTTTCGGCGGTAATCCGACCGGTATTTTCGAGTTAAACAACATCAAATACCAATGGGCATATAACCTCTGGGAAATGATGCTCAACAACACATGGTTCCCAAAAGAGGTCGATATGACACGCGATGCGGTCGACTACAAATACCTCACTGAGATGGAAAAAACCGCATACGACAAAGCACTCTCCCAGCTTATTTTCATGGACAGTCTCCAAACGAACAACCTGATGGATAACGTCAACCCGTATGTGACGGCACCGGAAATCAACCTCATCTTGGTACGCCAAAGTTTCGAAGAAGCGCTTCATTCTCAAAGTTACGCGGTCATGGTCGACTCTATCAGCCAAAACAGTGAAGAGATTTACGATCTCTGGCGACGTGATATGATGCTTAAAACCAAAAATGACTCGATTGCGGCACGTTATACCGAGCTTGCGAATGATCCAAGTGAAAGCGCTTTTGTCAAAGCCTGTTTTGCAAACCAAATTTTAGAGGGGATCTATTTTTACAGCGGATTTACCTATATCTACACCCTCGCGCGTTCAGGTAAAATGCTCGGAAGCGCACAGATGATCCGCTTTATCCAGCGTGATGAAGTGACCCACCTCGTTTTATTCCAAAACATCATCAACACCCTGCGCCGCGAACGCCCCGATCTTTTCACCGAAACACTCATCGAAGAGGTCTATGATATGTTCCGCAAAGCGGTCGCATTAGAAGTGGCATGGGGTCAGTACATTACCCAAGGACAAATTTTGGGTCTTACCAATGAAATCGTGGAACAATACATTCAGTATCTTGCCGACAACCGCCTCACCGCAGTCGGGCTAAAACCCCTCTACAATGTCTCCAATCCGATTAAATGGGTGGATGATTTCTCGAAATTCAATGATCAAAAAACGAATTTCTTTGAGGGAACCGTGACGAACTATTCCAAAGGAAGCCTCAGCTTTGACGACTTCTAAAAACCGCTCCATCGTATCGCTTTGTTTTGAAACGGACGAGGATTTTGAAAAAAACCTCGACCGTCTCATCACACTGATCGACCAATCTCCCGAAGATGCCATTATCGTTGCCCCGGAAGTTGCTCTAAGCGGCTTTGCTTATGATCGATTTGACGAAGCTGCGGCATTTACCGTTGCAGCACTTGAAAAACTGCGTAAATGTGTACCGAATCGCCTTTTGATCTTCACCGCGATTACCAAAGAGGGCAATAACTTTTACAACGTCGCGTATATGCTTCACAACGATTGCATTCTTCACCGACAAGCCAAAGCGAAACTCTTTGCGTTGGGTGCGGAACATGAGCATTTTACTGCGGGAGAAGAGGGTGCGATAACCCCCTTTGTATTCGAGGGGATCACCATCGGTATCCTCATCTGTTTCGAACTGCGGTTTAAAACACTCTGGCAGCGTATGGAGGGGTGCGATATCATCGCACTCCCGGCTCAATGGGGGAAACTTCGAGCAGACCATTTCACCACTTTAACCAACGCACTTGCGCTCATGAATCAATGTTATGTTATCGCCTCTGATGCAGCCAATGAGGATACCAGTGCCATGAGCGGCATCATTACCCCCTTCGGCGGGGAGATCCGTAACAGCGGAGCCGAACTTTTAACCTCGCATTTTGAAGAGCGTACCGTCCTCTCAATGCGCCGATATCTCAATGTAGGAATCGAATGAGCATCGATAAAATCACCATCATTAAAACCTCACGCATGGCCGAGGAGATCGCTAAAAAATTCCCTCTTCGCGCCAACATAAA
Coding sequences within it:
- a CDS encoding DUF748 domain-containing protein, yielding MNKGIILKSLAAGVAIYSAAGFLGVPYLLKNVVPQKVDEATHGGKLSVQAASFNPFTFHLKLKNFSFKTPQNGDFFALKAFSINLDPTDYLWRGGLVIKDIRLSEPKITIRRDQNGDFNFKWLTELGDKTETEKKPSEPLGLIIKHFALNEGTLDYNDFSDGKAYSVGLGPIGFNLDNIDLRHLSKANGKMRVYATINEGGFIELKSKVNSLSPLTLDGSVAFDSGKLYTPWRYFKEKFPIEVADGTAGFRFDYRFNSNDINATELSNLHFEMDKLRVIPKGEDRNLLTLASLKVTNGNVQPLRKIFNAESLNVGGVNLAAQRSHEGKIDWLDYIDQIQKAFPEDKNETKVPWRFALGNVNVENVGVQWSDFAPREPYTASLNNFSLHTGALSSDEKTPLTLSLGTEAVRVTRKSDNAQAFGIEGIGVEGVEINRFDHMATVKKVLISKPSASLKRLKDGSIDVTRYLYASPQKAESEPSVPWGYQLDEITLNDGTFGFTDEVPHKKVALNFEQLNGNVRYFSSDAKAKNDISLSTRVNEKGSLELKGDLVRAPLRSNGTFTLKGIDLSIFDPYLEPATYASLRRGTLAVAGNYDFTPAKTSVKGKVALSDWVVNDTRDDSVLLGWQNIGATPFVYAYPDNRLKINQLAIDGFYTNTLIDSKKVLNFSTLSKKSQNDTNTTATKSSGNPFGVDIVKLVLRDSSANFSDMSLPLPFKTYIHDLEGSVLGISTTKDVTTFVKLRGGVDQYGLAKIDGQLNTAAPKKYTDIKVGFDNLDLKNYTPYSLEFLGYKIDGGKLFLNLGYKIDQGQMNGDNKVVIKQIQLGAEKEGGSPWPMRLVVALLEDSDGVIDVSLPVEGDVNKPDFKYGSVVWQVIKNLFTKAVTSPFRLLSSMLGIENDKLASIDFEGGSAVLQPPQIEKLDQIAGMLEKRPKLTLDIYGGWDTVSDTHALKAKKLVQAALKRNKNLKIDTPQAMSLDLLEDMADDSLDSKEIKTIKNNLEEKYPEEAAFVRHFSDALIEKLIAIQTLTPQETQLLAHQRAEAIRLYLMKNAGLEKRLVLKAEEAAKSSTGGEIPTRLEIVVP
- a CDS encoding ribonucleotide-diphosphate reductase subunit beta, whose amino-acid sequence is MKRKQIYNPTSKEHVNDRQIFGGNPTGIFELNNIKYQWAYNLWEMMLNNTWFPKEVDMTRDAVDYKYLTEMEKTAYDKALSQLIFMDSLQTNNLMDNVNPYVTAPEINLILVRQSFEEALHSQSYAVMVDSISQNSEEIYDLWRRDMMLKTKNDSIAARYTELANDPSESAFVKACFANQILEGIYFYSGFTYIYTLARSGKMLGSAQMIRFIQRDEVTHLVLFQNIINTLRRERPDLFTETLIEEVYDMFRKAVALEVAWGQYITQGQILGLTNEIVEQYIQYLADNRLTAVGLKPLYNVSNPIKWVDDFSKFNDQKTNFFEGTVTNYSKGSLSFDDF
- a CDS encoding carbon-nitrogen hydrolase family protein — encoded protein: MTTSKNRSIVSLCFETDEDFEKNLDRLITLIDQSPEDAIIVAPEVALSGFAYDRFDEAAAFTVAALEKLRKCVPNRLLIFTAITKEGNNFYNVAYMLHNDCILHRQAKAKLFALGAEHEHFTAGEEGAITPFVFEGITIGILICFELRFKTLWQRMEGCDIIALPAQWGKLRADHFTTLTNALALMNQCYVIASDAANEDTSAMSGIITPFGGEIRNSGAELLTSHFEERTVLSMRRYLNVGIE